In Primulina huaijiensis isolate GDHJ02 chromosome 16, ASM1229523v2, whole genome shotgun sequence, a single genomic region encodes these proteins:
- the LOC140961889 gene encoding chaperonin CPN60-2, mitochondrial-like produces the protein MYRFAANLASNARVARSSRQQFGDRVGWIRNYAAKDIRFGVDARSLMLKGVEDLADAVQVTMGPKGRNVVIEQSWGAPKVTKDGVTVAKSIEFKDKVKNIGASLVKQVANATNEVAGDGTTCATVLTRAIFAEGCKSVAAGMNAMDLRRGISMAVDAVVTNLKSRARMISTSEEIAQVGTISANGEREIGELIAKAMEKVGKEGVITIQDGKTLFNELEVVEGMKLDRGYISPYFITNQKNQKCEMDDALILIHEKKISSLNGIVKVLELALKKQRPLLIVAEDVESEALATLILNKIRAGLKVCAIKAPGFGENRKSGLQDLAVLTGGQVLTEELGLYLDEVNFDMLGSCKKVSISKDDTVILDGAGEKKFIEERSEQIRSAIELSTSDYDKEKLQERLAKLSGGVAVLKIGGASEAEVSEKKDRVTDALNATKAAVEEGIVPGGGVALLYASKELDKLSTANFDQKIGVQIIQNALKMPVHIIAKNAGVEGAVVVGKLLEQDNPDLGYDAAKGEYVDMVKAGVIDPLKVIRTALVDAASVSSLMTTTESIIVEQPTEEKPSPAMGGGMGGMGGMDY, from the exons ATGTATCGTTTCGCAGCAAATCTAGCATCCAATGCCAG GGTTGCAAGAAGCAGCAGGCAGCAG TTTGGAGACAGAGTTGGTTGGATCAGAAACTATGCCGCAAAAGACATTAGATTTGGAGTGGACGCGAGATCTCTTATGCTTAAAGGTGTAGAAGATCTCGCCGATGCAGTTCAAGTCACGATGGGACCGAAG GGGCGTAATGTGGTGATTGAACAAAGTTGGGGTGCCCCCAAAGTGACTAAGGATGGTGTGACAGTTGCGAAGAGCATTGAATTTAAGGACAAAGTTAAGAATATTGGGGCAAGCCTTGTAAAACAGGTTGCAAATGCTACAAATGAAGTGGCTGGAGATG ggACTACTTGTGCTACTGTTCTCACCCGTGCAATATTTGCCGAAGGGTGCAAATCAGTAGCAGCGGGTATGAATGCCATGGATCTAAGGCGCGGAATTTCCATGGCAGTTGATGCTGTGGTCACAAACTTGAAAAGCAGGGCGAGAATGATAAGCACATCGGAGGAGATTGCTCAG GTTGGGACAATCTCTGCTAATGGAGAAAGAGAAATAGGTGAACTGATTGCAAAAGCTATGGAAAAAGTTGGTAAAGAAGGTGTCATTACAATACAA GATGGAAAGACATTGTTCAATGAATTGGAAGTTGTGGAAGGAATGAAGTTGGATAGAGGTTATATTTCTCCATATTTCATTACAAATCAGAAGAACCAGAAATGT GAAATGGATGATGCCCTCATTCTTATTCACGAGAAGAAAATATCAAGTTTAAATGGGATTGTGAAAGTTCTAGAGCTGGCTTTAAAG AAGCAAAGGCCACTACTGATAGTTGCTGAAGATGTGGAAAGTGAGGCACTTGCAACTCTTATATTGAACAAGATTCGTGCAGGACTCAAG GTATGTGCTATTAAAGCTCCTGGTTTTGGGGAGAACAGGAAATCTGGTTTGCAAGATCTTGCTGTTTTAACGGGAGGCCAG GTATTAACTGAAGAACTGGGATTGTACCTCGATGAAGTGAATTTTGATATGCTGGGCTCATGTAAAAAG GTTTCTATATCCAAGGATGACACCGTTATACTTGATGGGGCTGGTGAAAAGAAATTCATAGAAGAAAGATCTGAGCAG ATTAGGTCTGCAATTGAATTGAGTACCTCTGACTATGACAAGGAGAAATTGCAAGAGAGGCTAGCAAAACTCTCTGGTGGTGTAGCTGTTCTTAAG ATCGGAGGAGCCAGTGAAGCAGAGGTTAGTGAGAAAAAAGATAGGGTGACAGACGCTCTAAATGCCACGAAGGCAGCTGTGGAAGAAGGAATTGTGCCTG GTGGTGGGGTTGCTCTACTTTATGCATCGAAGGAATTGGATAAGTTGTCAACTGCAAACTTTGATCAGAAGATTGGTGTTCAAATTATTCAGAATGCACTGAAG ATGCCAGTACATATTATTGCCAAAAATGCCGGAGTAGAAGGTGCTGTCGTCGTTGGTAAACTATTGGAACAGGATAATCCTGATCTTGGATACGATGCAGCTAAAG GTGAATACGTTGACATGGTTAAGGCCGGAGTAATTGATCCGTTAAAAGTTATCAGAACAGCTCTTGTTGATGCTGCTAG CGTCTCTTCTTTAATGACCACCACAGAATCGATCATCGTTGAACAACCTACTGAGGAGAAGCCATCACCGGCAATGGGTGGCGGCATGGGTGGAATGGGTGGCATGGATTACTAA